TGTGCGGCCCGGCCAGCGTGAAGGGCTGCTGCTTGCTGCCGCCAAAGCTGCAGCCGGCCATATTGGAATCGCTCCACGTGATCAGGCTCAGCAGCACCGCTGCGCAGTCCACATTGAACAGCACGCGGTGGATCGGCTCGATCTCGATCGCAGGCGAGTGCACATTGCACACCTCGGCCAGACACCAGCGGGCCGGATGGTTTGCTGCCTGCTCCGGTGTGAGTGTCTTTTTCAGCTCCTCCCAGCAGGCCTTTGCAGTGGCCAGTGAGTGGTTGCCGTCGCCCACGGCCAGCGTCAGCGGGTCGCGGCGGGTGGCATCCGGATACTTTTTGTCGAATTCTTCCTGACTGCCCAGCACAGCCAGCGCATCTTCGATCTGCGCAATGAGGGCAGGGTCTTCCACAGCCCAGCCCGCAATGTGGCCACCGTTCAGCATCAGCTCGCCCTCGTATACCTTGGGCAGTTCGGCTTTATGCGCCGCCACCGGCTCGATGAGGGTGCAGCCTGGGTCGTCCGCCAGCATCATGATATGGGGCGTTTCCAGCGCGGCACCGGTGCGCACCTTCATGCGGGGCGGGATGCGGCTTTCCACGGTGCTCTCGCTGGGGCGCACCGTGCATTTCTCGCCCCGGCGGTAGCTGTAGGCTTCCAGATCCACCATGCCCACAAGGCCCTGCCGCACCTTGCCGCTCTGCTCGGTGCGCTCCACGTAAACAAAGCCGTCCACCGCACGAGTCAGCACGTTCCGGGCATAGTCATCCATGGTGGCATGGATCTTCTCAATGCGTGCATCGGCATCGCCGTCCTCCAGATAGACCTCCGGCAGGATCATGTTCAGGGTGCTGGGGCTGCCTGCCGCGGCAGCCTCGGCTTTCTGCCAGTAATCCCGGTCACTGGTGAACTGATCGCAGGCAATGCAGCCCCACTTTTCCAGTGGGATCTGCTCCGAAGGCAGAAGGATGTGGGCCGGTGCAAAGCAGGATTTGGTATTCATAGCAGATTCCTCCCTCTTATAAAACCAGAGACGTTACTGGAAAATGTCGGCGCTGTGCAGCACCAGATGCTGCACGCCCTGTCCGGCGGCAGACTGCTCCAGTGCGGTGCGGCTGTCGGCGTCCATCGCCTTGTCTGCCGTCACCAGCAGGTT
Above is a genomic segment from Faecalibacterium taiwanense containing:
- a CDS encoding DUF1015 domain-containing protein, whose product is MNTKSCFAPAHILLPSEQIPLEKWGCIACDQFTSDRDYWQKAEAAAAGSPSTLNMILPEVYLEDGDADARIEKIHATMDDYARNVLTRAVDGFVYVERTEQSGKVRQGLVGMVDLEAYSYRRGEKCTVRPSESTVESRIPPRMKVRTGAALETPHIMMLADDPGCTLIEPVAAHKAELPKVYEGELMLNGGHIAGWAVEDPALIAQIEDALAVLGSQEEFDKKYPDATRRDPLTLAVGDGNHSLATAKACWEELKKTLTPEQAANHPARWCLAEVCNVHSPAIEIEPIHRVLFNVDCAAVLLSLITWSDSNMAGCSFGGSKQQPFTLAGPHMSNVLSFEDPTAPLTVGTIDEFIEYYLEHHKEARVDYVHDEPAVRALCKKGAVAFLMPPFAKSDLFKGVVMGGVLPRKTFSMGHAEEKRYYVECRKITE